From one Haloferax marinisediminis genomic stretch:
- a CDS encoding ABC transporter ATP-binding protein, with translation MADLTLDRVSKFFDDDGSRVVAVDEASVNIDDGEFLVLVGPSGCGKSTTLRMIAGLETVSEGEIRLGDDRMDNRPPRDRDIAMVFQSYALYPHMTVRGNMRFGLEESTDMADETIDDVVEETAEMLGIADLLGRKPGELSGGQQQRVALGRAIVRDPEVFLMDEPLSNLDAKLRSQMRTELQRLQEELGVTTVYVTHDQTEAMTMGDRIAILNDGELQQVATPLEAYHRPANRFVAGFIGEPSMNFFEMDVRGDTLVNDTFSYRLSAETQEAVAESDRVTLGVRPEDVELVSDADGDHTYQTAVDVVEPMGNENAVYLEFGADHTTFVATVGGMRRVEGGQSVAARIPEDAIHLFDAQSGDALQNRSLEAEALSEPEPQV, from the coding sequence ATGGCTGACCTCACACTCGACCGCGTATCGAAGTTCTTCGACGACGATGGCTCACGCGTCGTCGCCGTCGACGAAGCCTCCGTGAACATCGACGACGGGGAATTCCTCGTCCTCGTCGGTCCCTCCGGGTGCGGAAAATCGACGACACTCCGGATGATTGCCGGCTTAGAGACCGTCTCCGAAGGCGAGATTCGCCTCGGCGACGACCGGATGGACAACCGACCGCCCCGCGACCGTGACATCGCGATGGTGTTCCAGTCGTACGCACTCTACCCGCACATGACCGTCCGCGGGAACATGCGATTCGGCCTCGAAGAGTCGACCGACATGGCGGACGAAACCATCGACGACGTCGTCGAAGAGACGGCCGAGATGCTCGGTATCGCCGACCTGCTCGGACGCAAACCCGGCGAACTCTCCGGCGGCCAGCAACAACGCGTCGCTCTCGGCCGCGCCATCGTCCGCGACCCCGAAGTGTTCCTAATGGACGAACCGTTGTCCAATCTCGACGCCAAACTCCGCTCGCAGATGCGGACGGAACTCCAGCGACTACAGGAAGAACTCGGTGTCACCACCGTCTACGTCACCCACGACCAGACGGAAGCGATGACGATGGGTGACCGAATCGCCATCCTCAACGACGGCGAACTCCAGCAAGTAGCGACCCCGCTTGAGGCGTACCACCGCCCGGCGAACCGCTTCGTCGCGGGGTTCATCGGCGAACCGTCGATGAACTTCTTCGAGATGGACGTTCGCGGTGACACCCTCGTCAACGACACCTTCTCGTATCGACTGTCGGCGGAGACGCAGGAGGCAGTCGCAGAGAGCGACCGCGTGACGCTCGGCGTTCGGCCCGAGGACGTCGAACTCGTCTCGGACGCCGACGGCGACCACACCTACCAGACCGCCGTCGACGTGGTCGAACCGATGGGCAACGAGAACGCGGTCTACCTCGAATTCGGTGCCGACCACACCACGTTCGTGGCAACCGTCGGCGGGATGCGTCGCGTCGAAGGCGGACAATCCGTCGCCGCTCGCATCCCCGAAGACGCGATTCACCTGTTCGACGCCCAGTCCGGTGACGCGCTTCAGAACCGCTCGCTCGAAGCAGAAGCGCTCTCGGAACCCGAACCGCAGGTCTGA
- a CDS encoding ABC transporter substrate-binding protein produces MSNSPNSDDVSRRTYLKLAGGAGTATLLAGCTGGSGSDSTDDSTDSGSGDSETTESSGDDSGSEYNALEVQHWWTGGDGGAAIQALFEGFKEKHPDIELTENPVAGGAGQNLHAVIKKRILNNDPPSSWQAWPGANLTPYTDADKLEDIEESVWSKNGMKDAYLDGPKQAAQPAGTFVSVPLNIHRLNNLFYNVEVVEDAGVDPSSIDSPSALVDAMAKVEEAGYVGMAQQTKSAWSTGQLWAQVLLGEYGPDVYADVTAGNVEANADAVKGALDIVKQYSEYYPNDAGSISWQDANSKIIEGKAAFFHQGDWAAGMYRGQDGFEYETHWNQVPFPGTDGIYALNMDSFPMPSNNPSPEATKKFLQYVGSVDAQKRFNPKKGSIPPRTDVPKDAFGPFLQNQMDDFANSEAQPLSIQHGLAVAPDALTGFGDAMSSFISGYDVEAAYADVKAAFE; encoded by the coding sequence ATGAGCAATAGCCCAAACTCTGACGACGTCTCTCGACGGACGTATCTGAAACTCGCCGGTGGTGCAGGAACTGCGACGCTTCTCGCCGGCTGTACCGGTGGGAGCGGAAGCGACTCGACCGACGACTCGACCGATAGTGGGTCCGGTGACTCGGAGACGACCGAATCGTCCGGCGACGACTCCGGGTCCGAGTACAACGCGCTCGAAGTCCAGCACTGGTGGACTGGCGGCGACGGCGGCGCTGCAATCCAGGCGCTCTTCGAGGGCTTCAAAGAGAAGCACCCGGACATCGAACTCACCGAGAATCCGGTCGCGGGTGGTGCCGGTCAGAACCTCCACGCGGTCATCAAGAAACGCATCCTCAACAACGACCCGCCGAGTTCGTGGCAAGCGTGGCCCGGTGCGAACCTCACGCCGTACACTGACGCGGACAAACTCGAGGACATCGAGGAGTCTGTCTGGAGCAAGAACGGCATGAAGGACGCCTACCTCGACGGGCCGAAGCAAGCGGCCCAACCGGCGGGCACCTTCGTCTCCGTTCCGCTCAACATCCACCGCCTGAACAACCTCTTCTACAACGTGGAAGTCGTCGAAGACGCGGGTGTCGACCCGTCCAGTATCGACTCGCCGAGCGCCCTCGTCGACGCGATGGCGAAAGTCGAAGAGGCAGGCTACGTCGGGATGGCCCAACAGACGAAGTCCGCGTGGTCGACTGGCCAACTCTGGGCACAGGTGCTCCTCGGCGAGTACGGCCCGGACGTGTACGCCGACGTCACCGCCGGCAACGTCGAAGCCAACGCCGACGCGGTCAAAGGCGCGCTCGACATCGTGAAACAGTACTCCGAGTACTACCCCAACGACGCCGGGTCCATCTCGTGGCAGGACGCCAACTCGAAGATTATCGAGGGCAAAGCGGCGTTCTTCCACCAGGGCGACTGGGCCGCTGGGATGTACCGCGGACAGGACGGCTTCGAGTACGAGACGCACTGGAATCAGGTTCCGTTCCCTGGGACGGACGGCATCTACGCGCTCAACATGGACTCGTTCCCGATGCCGTCGAACAACCCGTCGCCGGAAGCGACGAAGAAGTTCCTCCAGTACGTCGGGTCTGTCGACGCCCAGAAGCGATTCAACCCGAAGAAGGGCTCTATCCCGCCGCGGACTGACGTGCCGAAGGACGCCTTCGGACCGTTCCTGCAGAACCAGATGGACGACTTCGCCAACTCCGAGGCACAACCGCTGTCGATTCAACACGGCCTCGCCGTCGCCCCCGACGCGCTCACTGGCTTCGGCGACGCGATGTCCTCGTTCATCTCCGGGTACGACGTCGAAGCGGCCTACGCCGACGTGAAAGCGGCGTTCGAGTAA
- a CDS encoding carbohydrate ABC transporter permease has translation MSLHILKRLLGRDRSDDGRAVRTDGGTASSKGFDLGATLSSLRDSDAVRSAPFWLPPFLLMGFFVYGAIGWNVIISFTDFAGLTLPTYDPAAFDLEMYRRALSDQQFWLATRNTFVLLASFTALSLAGGLGLAILVDRGIRFENWFRTIYLLPFSLSFVVTAVFWRWMYNFDSGVINVVLRGLGLDFLASKWLSGGVDLGVLGGLPLVPEVLQFKLFAVIFALLWQFSGYAMVVYLAGLRAIPNDQYEAARVDGASTIRMYWRVILPQLRASTVSAAVVLMVFALKAFDFLYVMFGNNPGPTADILSTMMYRQAFAANEWAYGSAIAVVLFLVALAVVAPYLYGEYRRGEL, from the coding sequence ATGTCATTACACATCCTCAAGCGACTCCTAGGCCGTGACCGGAGTGACGACGGCCGAGCAGTGCGAACCGATGGAGGGACGGCGTCCTCCAAGGGGTTCGACCTCGGCGCAACTCTGTCGTCGCTTCGCGATAGCGACGCGGTTCGCTCCGCGCCGTTTTGGCTGCCGCCGTTCCTGCTGATGGGCTTTTTCGTCTACGGCGCAATCGGCTGGAACGTCATCATCTCCTTCACCGACTTCGCAGGCCTCACGCTGCCGACTTACGACCCTGCGGCGTTCGACCTGGAGATGTACCGGCGCGCCCTCTCTGACCAACAGTTCTGGCTCGCGACGCGGAACACGTTCGTCCTGCTCGCATCGTTCACGGCGCTCTCGCTCGCCGGCGGCCTCGGACTCGCCATCCTCGTCGATCGAGGAATTCGCTTCGAGAACTGGTTCCGGACCATCTACCTCCTGCCGTTCAGCCTGTCGTTCGTCGTGACGGCGGTGTTCTGGCGGTGGATGTACAACTTCGACTCGGGCGTCATCAACGTCGTCTTGCGGGGACTCGGCCTCGACTTCCTCGCGTCGAAGTGGCTCTCGGGCGGCGTCGACCTCGGCGTCCTCGGAGGACTCCCACTCGTTCCGGAGGTACTCCAGTTCAAACTGTTCGCCGTCATCTTCGCGCTCCTCTGGCAGTTCAGCGGGTACGCGATGGTCGTCTACCTCGCTGGCCTTCGTGCGATTCCGAACGACCAGTACGAGGCGGCCCGCGTCGACGGTGCGTCCACCATTCGGATGTACTGGCGGGTCATCCTGCCACAACTCCGCGCGTCGACGGTGAGTGCCGCCGTCGTCCTGATGGTGTTCGCGCTCAAGGCGTTCGACTTCCTGTACGTTATGTTCGGGAACAACCCCGGCCCCACGGCTGACATCCTCTCGACGATGATGTACCGACAGGCGTTCGCCGCCAACGAGTGGGCGTACGGGTCGGCTATTGCCGTCGTCTTGTTCCTCGTCGCGCTGGCAGTGGTTGCACCGTATCTGTACGGCGAGTACCGCCGGGGTGAACTATGA
- a CDS encoding thymidine kinase, protein MHAITQSGWVEVISGSMFSGKTEELLRRLRRAEIAGQEIAVFKPSLDDRYGETTVGSHAGRSWEASIVPSEGEDVWQIVEELNGEDVVAIDEANFFSAELVDVCEQLAADGKRVVVSGTDQTFRAEPFEPLPQLMALAEYVDKLQAICTICGEPASRNQRLIDGEPAHVDDPTILVGAEESYEARCRNCHTLRRD, encoded by the coding sequence ATGCACGCCATCACGCAGAGTGGCTGGGTCGAGGTCATCTCTGGCTCTATGTTCTCGGGGAAGACAGAAGAGTTACTTCGACGCCTCCGACGCGCCGAAATCGCCGGGCAGGAGATTGCTGTATTCAAACCCTCGCTTGACGACCGATACGGTGAGACGACGGTTGGGTCGCACGCAGGGCGCTCGTGGGAGGCCAGTATCGTGCCGTCCGAAGGAGAGGACGTCTGGCAAATCGTCGAGGAACTCAACGGTGAGGACGTCGTCGCCATCGACGAGGCGAACTTCTTCTCTGCTGAGTTGGTCGACGTCTGCGAGCAACTAGCGGCCGACGGAAAACGCGTCGTCGTCTCTGGGACCGACCAGACGTTCCGCGCCGAACCCTTCGAACCACTTCCGCAACTGATGGCACTCGCCGAGTACGTGGACAAACTGCAGGCAATCTGTACTATCTGCGGAGAACCGGCGTCGCGGAACCAGCGCCTCATCGACGGCGAACCCGCTCACGTCGACGACCCGACGATTCTCGTCGGTGCCGAGGAGTCCTACGAGGCCCGATGCCGGAACTGTCATACACTCCGGCGCGACTAG
- a CDS encoding carbohydrate ABC transporter permease: MSVRDELADRFEFDVEEIDPTRVVLYAVLVGLIGFYLSPLESGLMTALKTEAEFATSPPFAPPTVDGFTLEPFGVAIDTLSSAILNSIMLAVPATILSALLGSFAAYGLTNFEWRGQLGVVTLFIAGIFIPYQAVLIPLSRLWAIVNTKELLAPILDITVFSVQVPILGTVELATHPHYASIINLIITHAAYGIPITTLLFRSYYKKLSTEMLEAARLDGASAFTVYRRIVLPLSTPMFAVTLIYQFTQIWNDLLFALVIIPSGSGPAAVATIALNELTGGIIQTFNTQMAGAFVAALPTLLVYVLFGDKFAKGVAGGT, from the coding sequence ATGAGCGTCCGCGACGAATTGGCCGACCGCTTCGAGTTCGACGTCGAAGAAATCGACCCCACGCGGGTCGTCCTCTACGCGGTGCTCGTAGGGCTCATCGGCTTCTACCTCTCACCGCTGGAGTCGGGCCTCATGACGGCCCTGAAGACGGAAGCGGAGTTCGCCACGTCGCCGCCCTTCGCGCCGCCGACGGTCGATGGCTTCACGCTCGAACCGTTCGGGGTCGCCATCGACACGCTCTCGTCGGCCATCCTGAACAGCATCATGCTGGCCGTGCCGGCGACGATTCTGTCGGCGCTCCTCGGCAGTTTCGCGGCCTACGGCCTCACGAACTTCGAGTGGCGCGGCCAACTCGGCGTCGTCACGCTGTTCATCGCGGGTATCTTCATCCCGTATCAGGCCGTGTTGATTCCGCTGTCCCGACTCTGGGCAATCGTGAACACGAAGGAGTTGCTCGCACCGATTCTCGACATCACGGTGTTTTCGGTGCAGGTGCCCATCCTCGGGACGGTCGAACTGGCGACCCACCCGCACTACGCGAGCATCATCAACCTCATCATCACCCACGCGGCGTACGGCATCCCCATCACGACGCTCCTGTTCCGGAGTTACTACAAGAAGCTCTCGACGGAGATGCTGGAGGCCGCCCGTCTCGACGGTGCGAGCGCGTTCACGGTCTACCGCCGTATCGTGCTCCCGCTGTCGACGCCGATGTTCGCGGTGACGCTCATCTACCAGTTCACGCAGATTTGGAACGACCTGCTGTTCGCGCTGGTCATCATCCCGTCGGGGTCCGGCCCTGCGGCCGTGGCGACCATCGCACTCAACGAACTGACTGGCGGCATCATCCAGACGTTCAACACGCAGATGGCCGGCGCGTTCGTCGCCGCCCTGCCGACGTTGCTCGTCTACGTCCTCTTCGGGGACAAGTTCGCCAAGGGGGTCGCAGGCGGCACATGA
- a CDS encoding BolA family protein, translating to MDIADIEALIESHIEDADATVSRPRSYDENHEDDHYAALVISPAFEGKSLVQQHQLVYDALGDHMTTDIHAMELKTYTPEEYETLDE from the coding sequence ATGGATATCGCTGACATCGAGGCACTCATCGAATCGCACATCGAAGACGCCGACGCGACCGTTTCGCGCCCCCGGTCGTACGACGAGAACCACGAAGACGACCACTACGCCGCGCTCGTCATCTCGCCCGCCTTCGAGGGCAAGTCGCTCGTCCAGCAGCACCAACTCGTCTACGACGCCCTCGGCGACCACATGACGACGGACATCCACGCGATGGAACTCAAGACGTACACGCCCGAAGAGTACGAGACGCTCGACGAGTAG
- a CDS encoding NADPH-dependent FMN reductase, protein MEQTHVVAIVGSLRDHSYTRLALQYALDGAEAAGATTELVDLREFDLPPLNPDYDEQGDSAKLTRIIDNADAVILGTPVYHGSYSGVLKNALDYCGFDEFGHKTVGLLGVAGGSFPVTALEHLRSVCRSLNAWVLPHQAVIPRVSSAFEGEELVDDGLRERVERLGRDAVVYANIEPEPSTFESDENVGADD, encoded by the coding sequence ATGGAACAGACGCACGTGGTCGCCATCGTCGGGAGTCTCCGCGACCACAGTTACACTCGGTTGGCGCTCCAGTACGCCCTCGATGGTGCCGAGGCCGCCGGTGCGACGACCGAACTCGTGGATCTCCGCGAGTTCGACCTGCCGCCGCTGAACCCCGACTACGACGAGCAGGGCGACTCGGCCAAACTCACCCGCATCATCGACAATGCTGACGCAGTCATCCTCGGGACACCGGTGTATCACGGGTCGTATTCGGGCGTCCTCAAGAACGCCCTCGACTACTGTGGCTTCGACGAGTTCGGTCACAAGACCGTCGGCCTGCTCGGCGTCGCCGGCGGGTCGTTCCCGGTCACGGCGCTCGAACACTTGCGGTCTGTCTGTCGGTCGCTGAACGCGTGGGTGCTCCCACACCAGGCCGTGATTCCCCGAGTGTCTTCGGCGTTCGAGGGTGAGGAACTCGTCGACGACGGGCTCCGCGAACGCGTCGAACGACTCGGTCGTGACGCTGTCGTGTACGCCAACATCGAACCCGAACCATCGACGTTCGAGAGCGACGAGAACGTCGGTGCCGACGACTGA
- a CDS encoding DsrE family protein, whose product MNAVFHVTSGTVDEVRHAISNVENLLADDTVDTESVTLLANGDAVYFLLDSSPLAPRVESLVADGVRCRVCSNSLDGRDLDVDAFVDGVEAVPSGVGELVKRQSAGDAYLKVP is encoded by the coding sequence ATGAACGCCGTCTTCCACGTAACCAGCGGAACCGTCGACGAGGTTCGACACGCCATCAGCAACGTCGAAAACCTCCTCGCCGACGACACAGTCGACACCGAATCGGTCACCCTTCTCGCCAACGGTGACGCCGTCTACTTCCTCCTCGACTCGTCTCCACTCGCACCCCGTGTCGAGTCGCTCGTCGCAGACGGTGTCCGCTGTCGTGTCTGCAGTAACTCGCTCGATGGCCGCGACCTCGACGTCGATGCGTTCGTCGACGGCGTCGAAGCGGTCCCATCCGGCGTCGGTGAACTCGTGAAGCGACAGTCTGCGGGCGACGCGTATCTGAAAGTTCCGTAG
- a CDS encoding A/G-specific adenine glycosylase: MSDAESALPSDLDRNAVQTALVEWYEADHRDFPWRRTDDPYEILVSEVMSQQTQLGRVVDAWEAFLDEWPTVSDLAAADRADVVAFWTSHSLGYNNRAKYLHEAAQQVVEDHDGEYPQTPDGLSELMGVGPYTANAVASFAFNNGDAVVDTNVKRVLHRAFAVPDDDSVFETAASELMPEGKSRVWNNAIMELGGVACGKTPSCDESGCPWRQFCHAYETGDFTAPDVPTQPKFEGSRRQMRGRVVRILGEYDELGLDELGPRVRVDYGGENGREWLRGLVDDLATDGLVTVDDDEDEVRVSLAR; the protein is encoded by the coding sequence ATGAGCGACGCGGAGTCTGCACTCCCCTCCGACCTCGACCGCAACGCAGTCCAAACGGCGCTGGTCGAGTGGTACGAAGCCGACCATCGGGACTTCCCGTGGCGGCGTACCGACGACCCCTACGAGATTCTCGTCTCGGAGGTGATGAGCCAACAGACGCAACTCGGACGCGTGGTCGACGCGTGGGAGGCGTTCCTCGACGAGTGGCCAACCGTTTCTGACCTCGCCGCCGCCGACAGAGCGGACGTGGTCGCCTTCTGGACCAGTCACAGTCTCGGCTACAACAACCGGGCGAAGTACCTCCACGAGGCCGCACAGCAGGTCGTAGAGGACCACGACGGCGAGTATCCACAGACACCCGACGGCCTCTCGGAACTCATGGGCGTCGGGCCGTACACCGCCAACGCAGTCGCTTCTTTCGCCTTCAACAACGGCGACGCTGTCGTCGATACTAACGTCAAGCGCGTCCTCCACCGCGCGTTCGCCGTTCCCGACGACGATTCGGTGTTCGAGACGGCGGCGTCGGAACTCATGCCAGAAGGCAAGTCACGAGTCTGGAACAACGCCATCATGGAACTCGGCGGCGTCGCCTGCGGAAAGACGCCATCGTGTGACGAATCCGGGTGTCCGTGGCGGCAGTTCTGCCACGCCTACGAGACGGGTGACTTCACCGCGCCGGACGTCCCCACGCAACCGAAATTCGAGGGGAGTAGACGGCAGATGCGCGGTCGCGTCGTTCGAATCTTGGGCGAGTACGACGAGTTAGGCCTCGACGAACTCGGTCCTCGTGTTCGAGTCGATTACGGTGGTGAAAACGGTCGAGAGTGGCTTCGTGGACTCGTCGACGATTTGGCGACTGATGGTCTCGTCACAGTCGACGACGACGAAGACGAGGTTCGCGTCTCGCTCGCCAGATAA